A single genomic interval of Apis cerana isolate GH-2021 linkage group LG2, AcerK_1.0, whole genome shotgun sequence harbors:
- the LOC108002890 gene encoding short-chain specific acyl-CoA dehydrogenase, mitochondrial isoform X2: MGELGLMSIAIPENLGGTGLDYLAYAIALEEISRGCASTGLIMSVHNSLYLGPIQKFGNKDQIKKYITPFTTGTKIGCFALSEPGNGSDAGAASTIAKLNGSNYLINGTKSWITNAYESDAIILFATTDKSKKHKGISAFIVDKPTEGLFVGKKEDKLGICGSSTCSLTFEDCKLPKENLLGESGMGFKIAMTTLDAGRIGIAAQALGIAQASLDCAIEYAAKRQAFGSSIIKLQTIQQKIADMSLRLESSRLLTWRAAVLKDNNKSYTKEAAMAKLSSSETSTFCAHQCMQILGGMGYVSDMPAERYYRDARITEIYEGTSEIQRLVIAANVIKEYNLN, from the exons atgGGAGAATTGGGTTTAATGAGTATAGCAATTCCTGAAAATTTAGGTGGAACTGGACTAGATTATTTAGCTTATGCTATTGCATTAGAAGAAATATCTAGAGGTTGTGCCAGTACAGGTCTCATAATGAGTGTACataattctctttatttagGACCTATACAAAAATTTGGCAATAAAgatcagataaaaaaatatattacccCTTTTACAACTGGTACTAAGATTGGATGTTTTGCCCTTAGTGAACCAGGCAATGGTAGTGATGCAGGTGCTGCTTCTACTATTGCTAAATTAAATggatctaattatttaattaatggtaCTAAATCATGGATAACAAATGCTTATGAATCAGATGCAATTATTCTATTTGCTACAACGGACAAATCTAAAAAGCATAAAGGTATAAGTGCATTTATAGTTGATAAACCTACAGAAGGTCTTTTTGTTGGTAAAAAAGAGGATAAATTAGGTATTTGTGGTAGCAGTACTTGTTCATTAACATTTGAAGATTGTAAATtaccaaaagaaaatttattaggagaatCAGGAATGggttttaaaattgcaatgaCAACTTTGG ATGCTGGTAGAATAGGCATTGCTGCTCAAGCTTTAGGCATAGCTCAAGCATCTCTCGACTGTGCAATCGAATACGCGGCAAAACGACAAGCATTTGGtagttctattattaaattacaaacaattcaacaaaaaattGCTGACATGTCATTAAGATTAGAAAGTTCAAGATTATTAACATGGCGAGCAGCTGTgcttaaagataataataaatcatatacaaAG gaAGCTGCTATGGCAAAATTATCGTCATCTGAAACATCTACTTTCTGTGCGCATCAATGCATGCAAATTTTAGGTGGTATGGGTTACGTTAGTGATATGCCAGCAGAACGTTATTATAGAGATGCACGCATTACTGAAATTTATGAAGGTACATCAGAGATACAAAGATTAGTTATAGCTGCAAATGTTATCAAAGAATACAatcttaattga
- the LOC108002890 gene encoding short-chain specific acyl-CoA dehydrogenase, mitochondrial isoform X1 — MYKIRLFVARNKTTIYNNISRNIVTLSMLPETHQMLHKTCKDFAEGELKPLATEIDKKHLYPEKQVKKMGELGLMSIAIPENLGGTGLDYLAYAIALEEISRGCASTGLIMSVHNSLYLGPIQKFGNKDQIKKYITPFTTGTKIGCFALSEPGNGSDAGAASTIAKLNGSNYLINGTKSWITNAYESDAIILFATTDKSKKHKGISAFIVDKPTEGLFVGKKEDKLGICGSSTCSLTFEDCKLPKENLLGESGMGFKIAMTTLDAGRIGIAAQALGIAQASLDCAIEYAAKRQAFGSSIIKLQTIQQKIADMSLRLESSRLLTWRAAVLKDNNKSYTKEAAMAKLSSSETSTFCAHQCMQILGGMGYVSDMPAERYYRDARITEIYEGTSEIQRLVIAANVIKEYNLN; from the exons aTGTACAAAATAAGGTTATTTG TTGCACGAAATAAaactacaatttataataatattagtcgAAATATTGTTACTCTTTCCATGTTACCAGAGACTCATCAAATGTTACACAAAACATGCAA agacTTTGCAGAAGGAGAATTAAAACCTTTAGCAACAGAAATTGACAAAAAACATCTTTATCCAGAAaaacaagttaaaaaaatgGGAGAATTGGGTTTAATGAGTATAGCAATTCCTGAAAATTTAGGTGGAACTGGACTAGATTATTTAGCTTATGCTATTGCATTAGAAGAAATATCTAGAGGTTGTGCCAGTACAGGTCTCATAATGAGTGTACataattctctttatttagGACCTATACAAAAATTTGGCAATAAAgatcagataaaaaaatatattacccCTTTTACAACTGGTACTAAGATTGGATGTTTTGCCCTTAGTGAACCAGGCAATGGTAGTGATGCAGGTGCTGCTTCTACTATTGCTAAATTAAATggatctaattatttaattaatggtaCTAAATCATGGATAACAAATGCTTATGAATCAGATGCAATTATTCTATTTGCTACAACGGACAAATCTAAAAAGCATAAAGGTATAAGTGCATTTATAGTTGATAAACCTACAGAAGGTCTTTTTGTTGGTAAAAAAGAGGATAAATTAGGTATTTGTGGTAGCAGTACTTGTTCATTAACATTTGAAGATTGTAAATtaccaaaagaaaatttattaggagaatCAGGAATGggttttaaaattgcaatgaCAACTTTGG ATGCTGGTAGAATAGGCATTGCTGCTCAAGCTTTAGGCATAGCTCAAGCATCTCTCGACTGTGCAATCGAATACGCGGCAAAACGACAAGCATTTGGtagttctattattaaattacaaacaattcaacaaaaaattGCTGACATGTCATTAAGATTAGAAAGTTCAAGATTATTAACATGGCGAGCAGCTGTgcttaaagataataataaatcatatacaaAG gaAGCTGCTATGGCAAAATTATCGTCATCTGAAACATCTACTTTCTGTGCGCATCAATGCATGCAAATTTTAGGTGGTATGGGTTACGTTAGTGATATGCCAGCAGAACGTTATTATAGAGATGCACGCATTACTGAAATTTATGAAGGTACATCAGAGATACAAAGATTAGTTATAGCTGCAAATGTTATCAAAGAATACAatcttaattga